A single window of Ananas comosus cultivar F153 linkage group 17, ASM154086v1, whole genome shotgun sequence DNA harbors:
- the LOC109722676 gene encoding phosphatidylinositol 4-kinase beta 1-like, with product MVRLLGLNRFGLEDSPREITRSGPVATGEGGSSGWLIRFFDSSFFCEWIAVSYLYKHDHAGVRDYLCNRMYTLPLAGIEGYLFQICYMLVHKPSPSLDRFVIDTCAKSLRIALKVHWILMAELEDTEDNEGISRIQEKCQIAATLMGEWPPLVCPPPPPASAPASPRNNPVLNRIRSSKQKLLSLASSPALGSGSPIEESSRGNDSGGKALSSSEENKLFKKLIPGPKVRDALFFRKSLEREEEESDKEGFFKRLLRDSKEEEDSEKDGFFRRLLRDSKDEEGELTASSEGFLKRLFRDKEDRLGDEDEKEGFFRRIFKDKNEEKKDSGHDKHGVEPQGRLSSSVEEVDKEGFFHRIFKDKFDEKKELGHDRHEEKENRSAEEDEKEKEGFFQRLFRDKNEEKKESAHDRKEEEEKSNKSTDDDNFFRRLFKDKNEEKRLAGHEKNDDEKCNGSIEEVEKENFFRRLFKDKNEEKRNEGHDKNEEYNKSGSFDEEETSEFLSFRRLFRVHPEDVKSSGVNENGYPSSPFESSPGTENFFRRLFRDRDRSVEDSELFGSKILKEKRPGSPRQRNEKQSGKPPLPNNVISEIRKGSYHASLEFVQSLCDTSYGLVDIFPIEDRKIALRESLTEINSHLAAAQKNGGICFPMGKGMYRVIHIPEDEAVLLNSREKAPFLICVEVLKVEATSTKASSDVQKLSRGGIPLANGDAQLPKPPPWAYPLWSRHDIHNYDTDRMLKSTSQAIDQAMAQLWETKVKFVHVSFSIEKHFVGRSRNSVEASSGNKIQQATVSAQDSASESRSHNDHRIEWVRVNLSAVPGVNMEDVDDPEPTRRKDHRRVPSTIAIEEVKAAAAKGQAPPGLPLKGAGQDSQDVAQKVMNGHTPKPTDALSGELWELKKERIRRSSAHGKLPGWDLRSVIVKSGDDCRQEHLAVQLVSHFYDIYQEAGLPLWLRPYEVLVTSSYTALIETIPDTASIHSIKSRFPNISSLRDYFLAKYGDNSPNFKLAQRNFVESMAGYSILCYLLQVKDRHNGNLLMDEEGHIIHIDFGFMLSNSPGGVNFESAPFKLTRELLEVMDSDAEGTPSEFFDYFKVLCIQGFLTCRKHAERIILLVEMLQDSGFPCFKGGPRTIQNLRKRFHLSLTEEQCVSLVLSLISSSLDAWRTRQYDYYQRVLNGIL from the exons ATGGTGCGGCTGCTAGGGTTGAACCGCTTCGGGCTCGAAGACTCGCCGCGCGAGATCACCCGCTCGGGCCCCGTCGCGACGGGGGAGGGCGGGAGCAGCGGGTGGCTGATCCGGTTCTTCGACTCGTCCTTCTTCTGCGAGTGGATCGCGGTGAGCTACCTCTACAAGCATGACCACGCCGGAGTGCGCGACTACCTCTGCAACCGCATGTACACCCTCCCCCTCGCCGGCATCGAGGGCTACCTCTTCCAGATCTGCTACATGCTTGTCCACAAGCCCAGCCCCTCCCTCGACAGGTTCGTCATCGACACCTGCGCCAAGTCGCTGCGCATCGCCCTCAAGGTGCACTGGATACTCATGGCGGAGCTCGAGGACACCGAGGACAATGAGGGCATCAGCCGCATACAGGAGAAGTGCCAGATCGCCGCCACACTGATGGGCGAGTGGCCCCCGCTCGTCTGCCCCCCACCGCCCCCCGCGTCGGCACCTGCTAGCCCCAGGAACAATCCTGTTCTCAATAGGATACGGTCCTCCAAGCAGAAGTTGCTGTCCCTTGCGTCATCCCCTGCGCTCGGCTCCGGCTCGCCAATTGAGGAGAGCAGTCGCGGCAATGATAGCGGAGGCAAGGCTTTGTCCTCATCAGAGGAGAACAAGTTGTTCAAAAAGCTGATTCCGGGGCCAAAGGTGCGGGACGCACTGTTCTTCAGGAAATCGTTGGAACGGGAAGAGGAGGAGTCGGATAAGGAAGGGTTTTTTAAGCGGTTGCTTAGGGACagtaaggaggaggaggattcgGAGAAAGATGGGTTCTTTCGGAGATTGCTTAGGGACAGTAAGGATGAGGAGGGTGAGCTGACTGCAAGCTCGGAAGGGTTCCTGAAGAGGTTGTTTCGTGATAAAGAGGATAGGCTGGGAGATGAGGATGAGAAGGAGGGGTTTTTCCGCAGGATTTTTAAGGATAAGAATGAGGAGAAGAAGGATAGTGGGCATGATAAGCATGGGGTGGAGCCTCAGGGGAGGCTGAGTAGCAGTGTAGAGGAAGTTGATAAGGAAGGTTTCTTCCACAGGATTTTCAAAGACAAGTTTGACGAGAAAAAGGAATTGGGCCATGATAGGCATGAGGAGAAGGAGAATAGGAGTGCGGAGGAAGACGAGAAGGAAAAGGAGGGCTTCTTCCAGCGGCTTTTCAGGGACAAGaatgaagagaaaaaagaaagtgcGCATGAtaggaaagaagaggaagaaaagagcAACAAGAGTACAGATGATGATAATTTCTTCCGTCGGCTTTTCAAGGataaaaatgaagagaaaaggTTAGCTGGGCATGAGAAGAATGATGATGAGAAGTGTAATGGGAGCATAGAGGAGGTTGAAAAGGAGAACTTCTTTCGAAGGCTGTTCAAGGACaagaatgaggagaagagaaatgaaGGGCATGATAAAAATGAGGAATATAACAAAAGTGGGAGTTTTGATGAGGAGGAGACTTCAGAGTTCTTGTCATTCCGTAGGTTGTTTAGAGTGCACCCTGAAGATGTTAAGAGCAGCGGTGTTAATGAGAATGGCTACCCCAGCAGTCCTTTTGAGAGTAGCCCAGGAACAGAGAATTTTTTTAGGCGTCTTTTTCGAGATCGAGACCGGTCTGTGGAAGATTCTGAGCTGTTTGGCTCTAAGATACTGAAAGAG AAACGTCCTGGATCTCCGAGACAACGCAATGAGAAACAAAGTGGAAAGCCTCCTTTACCTAACAATGTGATATCAGAAATTCGCAAAGGTTCTTATCATGCTTCATTGGAGTTTGTTCAATCTTTATGTGACACATCATATGGACTAGTGGACATCTTTCCTATCGAAGATCGCAAAATTGCTCTCCGAGAG TCTCTTACGGAGATCAATTCGCATCTTGCTGCTGCTCAAAAAAATGGAG GCATATGCTTTCCAATGGGTAAGGGAATGTACAGGGTGATCCATATACCTGAGGATGAGGCTGTTCTTCTGAATTCTAGGGAAAAGGCACCTTTTCTAATTTGTGTTGAAGTTTTGAAAGTTGAAGCAACAAG TACGAAGGCGTCATCTGATGTTCAAAAGCTCTCTAGAGGTGGGATTCCCTTAGCAAATGGAGATGCACAATTGCCAAAGCCTCCTCCCTGGGCATATCCTTTGTGGAGTCGGCACGACATTCACAACTATGATACAGACAGGATGTTGAAATCTACCTCTCAGGCTATTGACCAAGCAATGGCTCAGCTATGGGAGACAAAAGTAAAATTTGTTCATGTTAGTTTCTCTATTGAGAAGCACTTTGTTGGCCGTTCTAGGAATAGTGTTGAGGCTAGTTCAGGGAATAAAATCCAACAAGCTACAGTAAGTGCACAAGATTCGGCTAGCGAGTCAAGATCCCATAATGATCACCGTATCGAGTGGGTAAGAGTTAATTTATCTGCTGTCCCTGGGGTCAACATGGAAGATGTAGATGATCCAGAGCCAACACGTCGGAAAGACCATCGCCGTGTCCCAAGCACAATTGCCATAGAGGAAGTGAAG GCTGCTGCAGCAAAGGGACAAGCTCCCCCTGGACTTCCTTTAAAAGGAGCTGGACAGGACTCGCAAGATGTAGCACAAAAG GTGATGAATGGTCATACTCCTAAACCTACTGATGCCTTGTCTGGTGAGCTTTGGGAGttgaagaaagagagaatacGGCGGTCATCAGCTCATGGAAAATTACCCGGCTGGGACTTGCGTTCT GTCATTGTGAAGAGTGGTGACGATTGCAGACAGGAGCATCTCGCTGTGCAGCTTGTTTCACATTTCTATG ATATATATCAAGAAGCAGGCTTGCCGCTTTGGTTACGTCCTTATGAAGTTCTAGTTACTTCTTCCTATACAGCCCTCATTGAAACTATTCCTGATACG GCCTCAATTCATTCCATCAAGAGTAGGTTTCCTAATATCTCAAGTTTGCGTGACTACTTCCTTGCCAAATACGGGGACAATTctccaaattttaaacttgCCCAG AGAAATTTTGTTGAAAGCATGGCTGGATATTCTATATTATGTTACCTGCTTCAG GTTAAAGATCGACACAATGGTAATCTCTTAATGGATGAAGAGGGACATATTATTCATATTGATTTTGGTTTCATGCTATCCAATTCTCCTGGAGGAGTAAATTTTGAGAGCGCACCATTTAAGTTGACTAGAGAGCTTCTTGAG GTGATGGATTCTGATGCAGAAGGAACTCCTAGTGAGTTCTTTGATTACTTCAAG GTGTTATGCATCCAAGGATTCCTTACCTGCCGCAAGCATGCAGAGCGCATCATACTTCTTGTTGAAATGCTACAG GACTCTGGTTTCCCCTGCTTTAAAGGCGGTCCTCGGACTATACAGAACTTGAGGAAGAGGTTCCATCTGAGCCTTACTGAAGAG CAATGTGTGTCTCTGGTGCTTTCCCTGATCAGTAGCAGTTTAGATGCTTGGCGTACAAGGCAGTATGATTACTACCAACGAGTGTTGAACGGGATTTTGTGA
- the LOC109722659 gene encoding uncharacterized protein At1g04910 has product MVHTTRTSASSSSSSSHPLPPPHRRFRTLPPPSSISCYVLLVLFFSASLFLFSHNKIAEVDQNPFFLPRKHASVLEEQLWGSPYGYGYHACVKPTSKYSAPQGWDHYLTVRSNGGLNQMRTGIADMVAVARLLNATLVIPQLDKRSFWQDSSTFADIFDEPHFIKTLQGDVRIVRELPKELESAPRGRKHFTSWSGASYYEETARLWKDYQIIHVPKSDSRLANNDLPLDIQRLRCRALYQALRFSAPIETLGKKLVERLRSRGRYIALHLRYEKDMLSFTGCTYGLSDLEAEELRVMRENTNHWKLKHINSAEQRNEGNCPLTPKEVGIFLRALGYPPSTWIYIAAGEIYGGDTYISHLRSRFPNLVTKEKLATKEELEEFIGHASQTAALDYIISVESDAFVPSYTGNMARAVEGHRRFLGHRKTISPDRKGLVELFDLIERGELEEGPKLSSHVTEMHQFRQGAPRKRYGSLPGSKGRDRLRTEESFYENPLPECICLTGKNSGKH; this is encoded by the exons ATGGTTCACACCACTCGAACCTctgcgtcgtcgtcgtcgtcgtcgtcgcatcctcttcctcctccgcatCGCCGCTTCCGAACCCTACCTCCTCCCTCCTCCATCTCCTGCTACGTGTTGCTCGTCCTCTTCTTCTCCGCCTcactcttcctcttctcccacAACAAGATCGCCGAGGTCGACCAAAACCCCTTCTTCCTCCCGCGGAAACACGCATCG GTATTGGAAGAGCAATTGTGGGGTTCTCCTTATGGCTATGGTTATCATGCTTGTGTCAAACCCACCTCTAAATACTCAG CTCCTCAAGGCTGGGATCATTACTTGACTGTTAGAAGTAACGGAGGACTCAACCAAATGCGCACTGGG ATAGCTGATATGGTTGCTGTCGCTCGTTTACTGAATGCAACATTAGTTATTCCACAGTTAGATAAACGATCATTTTGGCAAGACTCCAG TACTTTTGCAGACATTTTTGACGAGCCCCATTTCATTAAGACTCTGCAAGGGGATGTACGTATTGTGAGAGAGTTGCCAAAGGAACTGGAATCAGCTCCGAGGGGCCGCAAACACTTCACTTCATGGTCCGGTGCCAGTTATTATGAGGAAACAGCCCGATTATGGAAGGATTATCAG ATAATTCATGTTCCTAAATCTGATTCAAGACTTGCAAACAATGACCTTCCTCTCGATATCCAAAGGCTGCGCTGTCGTGCTCTTTATCAAGCGCTCCGTTTTTCTGCTCCGATTGAGACCCTTGGAAAG AAGCTAGTGGAGCGCCTAAGATCACGGGGACGATACATCGCCCTTCATCTGCGTTATGAGAAGGATATGCTATCTTTCACTGGTTGCACTTACGGCCTGAGCGACCTGGAAGCTGAAGAGCTTAGGGTTATGAG AGAGAACACGAACCATTGGAAACTGAAGCATATAAACTCGGCGGAACAGAGAAATGAAGGTAATTGTCCTCTGACTCCAAAGGAGGTGGGGATATTTCTGCGAGCTCTTGGTTATCCTCCATCCACATGGATCTACATTGCAGCTGGTGAAATCTACGGTGGTGATACTTATATATCGCATCTCCGATCTCGCTTCCCAAACTTGGTTACCAAG GAGAAATTAGCAACCAAGGAAGAGCTTGAGGAGTTCATTGGTCATGCTTCCCAGACTGCAGCTCTAGATTATATTATATCAGTTGAAAGTGATGCCTTTGTACCTTCATATACAGGCAATATGGCAAGAGCCGTAGAGGGGCATCGCAGATTTCTAGGGCACCGCAAGACCATCTCCCCGGATAG GAAAGGATTGGTAGAGCTCTTCGATTTGATAGAAAGAGGGGAACTGGAGGAAGGTCCGAAACTGTCATCGCATGTTACTGAAATGCATCAATTCAG ACAGGGGGCTCCAAGGAAAAGATACGGCTCTCTTCCGGGAAGTAAAGGCCGCGATCGCCTTAGAACGGAAGAATCCTTTTATGAGAACCCCTTGCCTGAGTGCATCTGTCTCACTGGAAAGAACAGCGGAAAGCACTAA